The proteins below are encoded in one region of Nyctibius grandis isolate bNycGra1 chromosome 7, bNycGra1.pri, whole genome shotgun sequence:
- the SSNA1 gene encoding microtubule nucleation factor SSNA1: MTQQGAVLQGYNNELVKCIEDLCMQKEELNKQIQQAEEEKNKLQHEIQVLSEQLECVCENLAQKVASRNELDKILAETEAAYMKILDSSRTLLNVLKKEVGSLKRAPELKTNVT; this comes from the coding sequence ATGACTCAGCAGGGAGCTGTTCTTCAGGGTTACAATAATGAGCTAGTGAAATGCATTGAAGACTTGTGTATGCAAAAAGAAGAGCTGAACAAACAAATACagcaagcagaagaggaaaaaaataaactccagCATGAAATCCAAGTCCTGAGTGAACAACTGGAGTGTGTATGTGAAAACCTGGCCCAAAAGGTAGCTTCACGGAATGAGCTTGATAAAATTCTTGCTGAAACTGAAGCTGCTTACATGAAGATTTTGGATAGTTCTAGAACTTTGCTTAATGTCTTGAAGAAGGAAGTGGGAAGCTTAAAGCGTGCGCCAGAACTGAAAACCAATGTAACATGA